The DNA region ggtccctcacctgagaagacgttcctctggggctggtgtggaggggcaggtccctcacctgaggagacattcctctggatctggtgtgaaggggcaggtccctcaacTGCTGGGACATTCCTCTGGGGCTGGTGTGagggggcaggtccctcacctgagaagacgttcctctggatctggtgtgaaggggcaggtccctcacctgagaagacgttcctctggatctggtgtggaggggcaggtccctcacctgagaagacgttcctctggagctggtgtggaggggcaggtccctcacctgagaagacgttcctctggggctggtgtggaggggcaggtccctcgcCTGCTGGGGCATTCCTCTGGAGCTGGTGTGGAGAGGCAGGTCCTTCACCTGCTGGGACATTCCTCTggagctggtgtggaggggcaggtccctcacctgataagtcgttcctctggatctggtgtggaggggcaggtccctcacctgataagacgttcctctggatctggtgtggaggggcaggtccctcacccgaAAAGACGTTCCTCTGgttctggtgtggaggggcaggtccctcacctgctgGGACATTCCTCtggggctggtgtggaggggcaggtccctcacctgataagtcgttcctctggatctggtgtggaggggcaggtccctcacctgataagtcgttcctctggatctggtgtgaagGGGCAGGTCCTTCACCTGAGAAGTCGTTCCTCTGggtctggtgtggaggggcaggtccctcacccgtgaagacgttcctctggagctggtgtggaggggcaggtccctcacctgagaagacgttcctctggggctggtgtggaggggcaggtctcTCAACTGCAAGGACGTTCCTTGAGGACTGGTTCGGAGGGGCAGGTCCCTGACTTGCATGGACGTTCCTCTGGAGCTGGTgaggaggggcaggtccctcaacCGAGAAAACGTTCCTCTGGGGGTGGTGtgaaggggcaggtccctcacctgcgaagacgttcctctggatctggtgtggaggggcaggtccctcacctgcaaGGACGTTTCTCTGGGgctggtgaggagggggaggactcTGGTCTGGAAGGTCGCTCCCATGAAATTGTTCGGGAGAAGCTTTTCTCAGCTCCTGGCTTGGTTCGGGAATCCCGTGTGGTTGGCTACTGTCTTGAGGTGCAGATCTCTGAGGATAAATTTGCGCCGTACACACCTCATTCAATGGCTGGTCTTGCTCTGGTTCTTCGGGCATGGTTTCTAACGCTGTACCCCAAGTAACCATACTCAGCTGATCAAAATCGGGATCTGACTGCTCACTGCTGGCGTCATCCTGTATGTCTTCTCTAGAGACAGCGGACCTATCAGAAAAGCTCTCTGTGCTGGATATCTCCTCGTATGGTCCATGACTAGCTTTCAACGTCCAGTGAGTGTTCACTGATGAACGAGGCGTGTCACGGGTACAGCATCTTCTTGTAGGGGGAGACCCGTCACTGATGCACaaatctgtctgttctctgtctcgaGTCAGGCTGTCATTCAGTCGGCTGTTACAGGCGTTCGGCCCGTTAACCTTTAAACTTGGTTCCCTACTTTGTGTTCTGGGTTGATAAGCTGCACCAAAGTGTCCCATCGCGTGATAAGTGCCGGTGTGgactgtgctgttgctgttaacACAATTTCTACTTCTGGAGGGTGTGGAAAAGGaatctttctttggaatcaaagGCGATGTTTTCAGTTTGCCGTTGACGAAGTAACCGTGTATTCCCTGCCTTCTGAGAGCAGACAGTTGCGCTGACTGCTGTCTTGTGAGGTCGTTTGCTACACGTATTCCAACTGTCCTCAAGTTGTCACGCAGAGACCTGTTCCGTAGGATTTCTATTTTGTCCCTCCATTGTGTGAACTTCACTATCACCGGTCCTGAATTTCCTGGTCCTGATGTTCGTCTGTTATTGCCTctgattttgttcatttcttgTATGTCCGCAGTTgtaaaaggaacagaaaaatgtCCTGCATTATTTAAAATATCAACTAATCTCTGTGCCCGCGTTTCTTGTGAATCATATGGAATTTCTTCGAACCCCCAAATCTTCAAATTATTTTTTCTAACAAGGATTTCCAAACGATTGACCTCTCCCTTTAAGAAGGTTACATTGTCTTCCAGAAAATTTACACGTTccagtgttttcttttgttcttgagCAACAAACTCTAAAACTAGCTCGTTTTGTACTAACCTCTGTAGAATGTCATGTGGTGATGGGAAAGGTGGACCGGGGTTTGATTCAATATCACCACACGCcagaagaagactggaaagaaacactgacacaacaaccagCAATGATGATTTTTTCTCCAAAAATACCAAAGTCGGGCAGATTAACAGTTTGTGTCGTCTCACTCCTCTGAAACTGGGTGATTTACCCACAAACCAGAAACTGACAGCAAGCATTTTGACCCAACATTGAATGTCATTTTGAAGAACgtaaacattgttttcttttccaagCAGAATGGAAGTTTCACACGGAGTGTCCACAGTTGgacaagtgacacacacacacagtatcacgaAGGCAGCGAGAGTTGTGCGAGCCAAGCTCACGGGCCAACTGAGTTTGAATTGCACGGACCTTGATCGCTGTGATTTGCACAGTCTTTTCTGCATGAAAAAATTAAAAGTCCAATAAAAACTACCACAAGTTGCCCGCCACGATGAATTTGGTACTGGCATGATCAGCAACTTGTCACGATCAAGCTAATATGAAAAGTCACGCACTCACATTAATGCCAAATGGCTTAATTAGCATTCTTGAAGGAGCCTGACACATCGTCGACTGGCCTGAACCGTGatcaccactccacccccaagaaaatgatatgaaagagaaaaagaattggAGCAGgaggggcgtgagagagagagagagagagagagagagagagagagaagaaacaagcagatgaagagcaacaataacaacaaaatgcatatatatatatatatatatatatatatatatatatatatatatatatatatatatatacatacatacacacaagaataatgtgataaagaaatacacagttgcatttccatttcacacacacacacacacacacacacaccactgaacacaaattctcggacacaattacaccatgcccatcccacccacatgcacatgttcccccatagtgtgtagtgtgtgtgtgtgtgtgtgtgtgtgtgtgtgtgtgtgtgtgtgtgtgtgtgtgtgtgtgtgtgttggtagtgtgtgtgtgtgtgtgtgtgtgtgtgtgtgttggtagtgtgtgtgtgtgtgtgtgtgtgtgtgtgtgtgtgtgtgtgtgtgttggtagtgtgtgtgtgtgtgtgtgtgtgtgtgtctgtttgtgtgtgttggcgtgtgtgtgtgcgtgcgtacgtgcgcgcgcgcgtgtgtgtaggggtcGTCGTGGAGCGTGTGtggattgtgggggtggggtggggtgtgaggctggtttgtgtgtgtgtgtgtgtgtgtgtgtgtgtgtgtgtgtgtgtgtgtgtgtgtgtgacaagtttaCAGGGGTAGAAGTCCTgaatcaccccaccccctacattcctgttcaccccctcaccccacccccttctctcattCACTGCACAGGTCGGAGGGCGTGCCTTACCTGCAGAAAGTTCTGCCCAGCCTTGATGACGCCATCAATTACGTCACCACTCCCCCCGTCAGGGACCAGATCGAGAAGATCTTCGTTCTGGGCGGAGAACAAAACTATTCGGTGAGTCAGCACGGGTACCTGAATtccgatgatgttgatgatgatgacgatgatgacgatgaagctgAAGATAATCAAGGACAATAACCTATAATAGCACTtaagaaaacaaagacaatacATATTATTGCGGTTCTGGTATTATACCAGAACGAAGCACGTGAAAATAATATTTGTGACCACGATCATTATTTCGACAATAATGATCACGAAGATAAATAAGAGTACATCagacggtgatggtgataatggcgatgatgatgatgatgatgagaacatgattgtgacgatgacgatggtatcGATGAAGCTGACAACGAATGCACTGGGAATGACGAAAATACAAATGAAAGCGACGTTCACATTCaagacggtgatgatgacaatgataacaacgatgatgacgacgacgacgatgatcatgacaACGACGACGCCGATAATGACaatgaggacgacgacgatgataataatgacggcgatgatgacgacgacgacgacgatggtcaCAATGACGATGGCGacgacaatcatgatgatgatcatgacgacaaCGACCacaatgataacgacaatgacgacgacaatgacgacgacgatgatgataatgatgattttgatgattcCAGGAGTGTATTGACGACCCTAGACTGAAGAGAATCTGGGTGACCAGGGTGTTTGGAGACTTCTCTGCCAACTTCTTCTTCCCAAAGTTCCAGCACAAGTTCAAGAGAGTAAAGTGTGTACAAGTGTTGTGTGTGCCTCGGCTCATCTTGATGTCTTCAattctttcatctctgtctcctcctttgatctctctctctctctctctctctctctctctctctctctctctatatatatatatatatatatatctccctgggagagaaatctgttgtgataaaaagaaatacaatgtacacacacacacacacacacacacacacacatatatatatatatatatatatatatgtaacacgTCTCAATGAActgttcattttgtgaaaaaatagaaaaggaaaCTGTTTCTGATAGTTTAAGAATACATGAccacgagaaaaagaaagtgtcaAAATAATGCAGTACTTTACACGAACAATGTCTCTCTTGCATGTTGTAAActgattaaattttttttcacaATTAAGAGGTTTAACTATGTTTGTATTTAATGCCAATAAAGTAAGAAATTGGAACCCAGAATCAaagcggtttaaaaaaaaattaattcaaggattaagattttaggtatgaGAAATTCGTAGTAGTAATTCGTAAAATGCGCACTGTCAGTCGCACGAAAAACTATCCGTAATTTtagctgtgtgtgttccattggtTGTCTTAATCAGTTAATTTtagctgtgtgtgttccattggtTGTCTTAATCAGTTAATTTtagctgtgtgtgttccattggtTGTCTTAATCAGTTAATTTtagctgtgtgtgttccattggtTGTCTTAATCAGTTAATTTtagctgtgtgtgttccattggtTGTCTTAATCAGTTAATTTtagctgtgtgtgttccattggtTGTCTTAATCAGTTTGTTTCCATTCCCTTACCTTGTACCCCTTGTAAACAGGCCGCTggccttaaccccttgactgctgaacgttGGTGAAATCAAATCAGTGTGGCAtgcaagcatctgaagtgtactTACGGTGTTTCTTTTAGGTGGTGTCATTAGTTTTGTTGAACAAACAGTAGGGCCATCCCAAGACGATGAAGCCCAGGCAAAGAgtaatgattaactcactcagtacggccagtcctctcttctcctctacacagacccctcggatgtccagtgggtgtctccatgacccaacctttagcttccgtcgtaagaattgtggtattctttgtcaacattcacctcttcagtataagagccttcctcttgcaatattgtgatgatggtagttggggtgaaatgctgttaacgtcgtctatttcgccgttcgtatggagagagttaacatgactgtaagctctgtctcatagGTCTCAGTGAGATGATGGTCCTTCACTGGTACGCACATTCGACAGCAGCAGTCAATGAGTTAATTAAAGTAAAATTCCTGACACGCTGCAGTAATTTACACGGACAatgtctctcttgtttgttacAAACTGACTGAATTTGACAATTAAGAATTTCAGCTCTATTTGTATCTCATGCCATGAAAGTAAGAAAATCGGAAACCAGAACTCAAAACTCGTAGCAGTAATCCGTAAAAGGAGCACTGTCAGCAGCACGAAAAATTATCTGTAATGTTACGAGTTGTGTATGTTCCATCAGttgtctcagtcagtcagtttccGTTCACTTACCCTTGTACACAGGCCGGTGACCTTCAGTTAAAGTAATATTCCTGACTTCCTGACATATTTCTGACATGTTTCTGACATGTTTCTGGCCATGCCCTGCAGATGTGACACCCTGGACGAAAGCATGCAGGAGGACAATGGAGTACGGTACCAGTACGAGCTGTGGGAACGGTTCGCCAATTAGATCCTGCCACCTCATCATCCCACCCGGTTGTGGACTTCCTCCTTGAGTCACCAGCCATCTTGACTTGGACGTTTACTGCCACACCTTTCATACCTTCTGCACACCTTTCACACCTTCTGCACACCTTTCACACCTTCTGCACATCTTTCACACCTTCTGCACATCTTTCACACCTTCTGCACACCTTTCACACCTTCTGCACATCTTTCACACCTTCTGCACACCTTTCGCACCTGTCACTGTAACAAGCACTGTTCTTGTAACCTGGTTTGGTCATATGAGGGCACCGCACCGCTAAACGCATT from Babylonia areolata isolate BAREFJ2019XMU chromosome 12, ASM4173473v1, whole genome shotgun sequence includes:
- the LOC143288094 gene encoding dihydrofolate reductase-like: MADGTDIEIMTAFLDKDQGFALDDKIPWPYLKGDHEYYINHTTTRKEPSKRNVYILGKRTWGRWCEEEKCNPALFTVVTSTTMTSEGVPYLQKVLPSLDDAINYVTTPPVRDQIEKIFVLGGEQNYSECIDDPRLKRIWVTRVFGDFSANFFFPKFQHKFKRVKCDTLDESMQEDNGVRYQYELWERFAN